The following coding sequences lie in one Montipora foliosa isolate CH-2021 chromosome 11, ASM3666993v2, whole genome shotgun sequence genomic window:
- the LOC137976489 gene encoding acyl-protein thioesterase 1-like: MQHSPTIFSLFPLFYSFLLLCGTWGDAMSGLPPIIVNATSKHTASLIFLHGLGDTGHGWSEAFKMLMGLTHVKFIFPNAPVSAVTLNGGFRMPSWFDILSLTFSGPEDEEGIKKATLQIRSLIEEEIKGGIPSEKIVLGGFSQGGALALYTALTTEKALGGILALSSWLPLNKSFPGSVKGNQDTNILQCHGKMDPVVGYKYGEMTKEALTAFCSKHEFKSYVDLAHSSSPKEMSDVNEWLKKRLPPTA, from the exons ATGCAACACTCTCCGACTATTTTTAGCTTATTTCCACTCTTTTATAGCTTTCTTTTGTTGTGTGGTACTTGGGGCGATGCGATGTCGGGTCTTCCACCTATTATAGTTAACGCAACATCAAAACATACAGCATCG CTGATATTTCTTCATGGTCTTGGAGATACTGG ACATGGATGGAGTGAAGCCTTTAAAATGCTGATGGGATTAACACATGTGAAATTTATTTTCCCCAATGC ACCAGTCTCTGCAGTGACGCTAAATGGGGGTTTCAGAATGCCATCGTG GTTTGACATTTTATCGCTGACGTTCTCTGGTCCAGAGGACGAAGAAGGGATAAAGAAAGCAACTCTTCAAA taAGGTCATTAATTGAAGAAGAGATAAAAGGTGGAATCCCTTCAGAGAAAATCGTTCTAG GTGGATTTTCACAGGGAGGGGCCCTTGCATTATATACGGCATTAACGACGGAAAAAGCTCTTGGTGGTATCTTAGCCCTGAGTTCATGGCTGCCTCTGAACAAGTCATTTCCTGGg TCTGTTAAAGGGAATCAGGATACAAATATTCTTCAATGCCATG GAAAAATGGACCCAGTTGTTGGGTATAAATATGGAGAAATGACCAAAGAGGCTTTAACTGCATTTTGTTCAAAACATGAATTTAAGAGTTATGTTGATTTGGCTCACAGTTCTAGTCCAAAg GAAATGTCAGATGTCAACGAATGGCTGAAGAAGAGATTGCCCCCAACTGCTTAG
- the LOC137976487 gene encoding GRIP and coiled-coil domain-containing protein 2-like, whose protein sequence is MFGKPRSSIPVPGSQTGIPVRRTEDKNGSTVRSTQGGANSRIPVSSKSNGRNNSTSELPKDPKILSEMVLNLQKQIQEKDDAFREMSEKLSRKSEECESLLEERDIMRSKNSFALQQITEDQDALQETLKKKDRYIQEMEGRDKQEIRELKNELDELNSEHEIEMEMLRKEMEDLKLREERWKRAAELKKESDYDSSDVGSRDHSPEVEALKEKIATIHSNYEDEISVLKEKLQTHIIKAKEATEKMENQDFEFQESLSELKSEFEREKNDLILAHRAEIDALRSESAEGLQIGGYSSTELDNSQKEHYENLINQLEEQVTNLNTQLEERNSQMAQDLMTVKGEYEAQLEEARSGFEIEKENLQKTILELTNPVEEMNAEHSKDIEQMGQAFTRVKEESVNRKEEENIETMQTKVLEYESEIKELKETLLNERSEFIESRELLESTIADLEKDFEEKEEKLKEELHEDNERKIEKVVSDYEQRLQDAERRHLDGKNLDDEKRTIEELHLEIKTMERAHEREIDKLNENMDSLQAENENLRREFDLVVSDLSSELETTKKNENLSLQTRKTPSLLREQIEIIKASQEEQIRQLGQHIELYKQRVGELESEIERLRGMEEKKDGHMDLQTKTVELEYELDVLREESQNKEEEIEEYKKKVSELERDLAQRKRVQEQDFEEAETQKHEISVLQVQLDSAVKEKENFAAQAEEQKVNNGSLRKELGELNDTKQRLELENMKYSAQLQMLSEDYKSAESKLASMQETIQHLEAENLSLQDTTEKTSQESKIKIQDLTENIEKMVQEKNRDIDAQKEKSDEIISGLNNNIENLLKDNETIKAEKDGLLKEVKELRQTTKEDETHHTTLQYEEKIRELSEKIRSLEDYQRQSEIEKDDLREDIEELRYSQEVEAIVSVAEIDENFASNPATSELEYEQQMKGLAEDYEEKLEKLQAELANERNKYASSNRRLESITLENENFRENLEEERLSVKNAQERMVDMQKRYDEEVKSLKEQLQQIEKKNNSAKVSFEKEVAKDEFSKTITTLEADLETALQTNNEQAEEIASLKAQLEKAWHTNETLEREITQTNREAEELRLQHKQQDGNSTAEHVMARDVHAKTIQVLKADLESARIRNQSQQEEISKLRQELEDFQRQQIAHEANLTAEHLKSSEQHSRRVEALQADLEASRQLNKTLEEEIQKLQRELEDFQQQKIALEGNRTAEQIQVREIQKINETELERKTNEITSLKSKLETAQETNRMQSQELLKTKHERDELQKSRQLHEKDLATEQMKADEAMTRRIKELEEELKRKTEEMTKLFGVLDTEQKGRERVLLETEKRLNQMHRAEQDKINTERILTELRNKNTELRGELIMEKEKFETFVSQYEKAQLEEHAEVEKLSRSLTESEMGKEKLTEEIDTCREELNKIVEKYNKLKERFLALKQKRKEEKEKYDEIFHTPRIEMGLQTSLLELGDLNETKEQLSSSMREQVRLEDELEVLQRDMYKKTTEIQALKRANNVLRKQNQVLYLETENLRSLGHMDEEGVTRIQKFNQKLLQDKENLEIENRFLKEALSDSEKQDQESLEKDTLSGNLMESELGELKEKHGKVELENAKLKEENEFLVRQGKRLQAQVDRLEEENGMLRNRTPSTPPRHGNYDQSQVLVDEVIQNETEVQLNMESSPPHSGSVGEQRFAAEKQRIREQLLVLQGRLRTKESELQETGTRTRTEEVDDLVNEREALAAQIHSLQEALEKYQDKESTEIVSQQIPDLDADRKVHTTDGSSSFAPFTPTITQMPFTGFQISNLQQFEFSVDNYLGSAYWEASKFLDRLQQVN, encoded by the exons ATGTTCGGGAAACCTCGATCTTCCATTCCTGTACCGGGTAGCCAAACTGGAATCCCAGTGAGAAGAACTGAAGACAAAAATGGCTCGACGGTTCGATCGACACAAGGCGGTGCAAATTCCCGCATTCCTGTCTCTTCCAAG AGCAATGGAAGAAACAATTCAACGTCAGAGTTACCAAAAGACCCCAAAATATTGAGCGAAATGGTGTTAAACCTTCAAAAGCAAATACAAGAGAAAGATGATGCATTCAGGGAAATGAGTGAAAAACTGTCACGCAAGTCGGAGGAGTGTGAAAGCTTGCTAGAAGAGCGTGACATTATGAGGAGCAAAAATTCGTTTGCTTTGCAACAG ATAACCGAAGATCAAGATGCTCTTCAGGAAAcattaaagaaaaaagacaGATATATACAGGAAATGGAGGGACGAGATAAACAAGAGATAAGGGAACTCAAAAACGAGCTCGACGAACTGAACAGTGAACACGAAATCGAGATGGAAATGCTCAGGAAAGAAATGGAAGATTTGAAACTAAGAGAGGAGCGTTGGAAGCGAGCAGCTGAGCTGAAGAAGGAATCCGATTATGATTCCAGTGACGTGGGTTCACGTGATCACTCACCTGAAGTCGAGGCTTTGAAGGAGAAAATTGCCACGATCCACAGTAATTATGAAGATGAGATATCGGTGTTGAAAGAGAAGCTTCAGACGCACATTATAAAGGCCAAAGAAGCGACTGAAAAGATGGAGAACCAAGACTTTGAATTTCAGGAAAGTTTGAGTGAGCTCAAGAGTGAGTTTGAACGCGAGAAAAATGATCTTATACTGGCTCATCGCGCGGAGATTGATGCACTACGGAGTGAATCCGCAGAGGGGTTGCAAATCGGTGGTTATTCGTCCACGGAATTGGACAATTCTCAGAAGGAACATTACGAAAACTTGATTAATCAGTTGGAAGAGCAGGTTACAAACTTAAATACTCAACTTGAAGAGAGGAACTCTCAAATGGCTCAAGACCTTATGACCGTGAAAGGCGAGTATGAAGCGCAACTAGAAGAAGCCAGAAGTGGATTTGAAATCGAAAAGGAAAATCTCCAAAAGACCATATTGGAGCTCACAAATCCAGTTGAAGAGATGAACGCGGAGCATTCGAAAGACATCGAACAAATGGGACAAGCGTTTACGAGAGTGAAGGAAGAAAGTGTAaatagaaaagaagaagaaaacattgAAACCATGCAAACGAAAGTCCTGGAATATGAGAGCGAAATAAAAGAGCTTAAGGAGACTCTGTTGAACGAACGGAGTGAGTTTATTGAATCGCGTGAACTGCTGGAAAGTACGATTGCAGATCTGGAGAAGGActttgaagaaaaagaggaGAAACTAAAGGAGGAACTTCACGAAGATAACGAGAGGAAAATAGAAAAAGTTGTCTCTGATTATGAGCAACGCTTGCAAGACGCAGAGAGAAGGCATCTTGATGGGAAAAATCTCGACGACGAAAAACGCACAATTGAAGAACTTCATCTAGAGATTAAGACAATGGAGAGGGCACATGAAAGAGAGATTGATAAACTTAACGAGAACATGGATTCCTTGCAAGCAGAAAACGAGAATCTAAGAAGAGAATTCGATCTCGTGGTTTCAGATCTTTCCAGCGAGCTGGAGACAACGAAGAAAAACGAAAACCTATCGTTGCAGACACGAAAAACCCCGTCTTTGCTGAGAGAACAGATTGAAATCATCAAAGCGAGTCAGGAAGAGCAGATTCGGCAGTTAGGACAGCATATAGAATTGTACAAACAAAGGGTGGGAGAACTTGAAAGCGAAATTGAAAGGCTGCGAGGCATGGAAGAGAAAAAGGACGGCCATATGGATTTGCAAACGAAGACAGTCGAACTGGAGTATGAATTGGATGTTCTGAGGGAAGAAAGCCAAAATAAAGAGGAAGAGATTGAAGAATATAAGAAGAAGGTTTCAGAGCTTGAAAGAGATTTAGCGCAAAGGAAAAGAGTCCAAGAACAAGACTTTGAAGAGGCCGAAACCCAAAAACACGAAATCTCAGTGCTCCAAGTCCAGCTGGATAGTGCTgtgaaagagaaagagaatTTTGCGGCGCAAGCCGAAGAACAGAAAGTTAATAATGGAAGTTTACGAAAGGAACTAGGAGAGCTGAACGATACGAAACAAAGACTAGAGTTGGAGAACATGAAGTACAGCGCACAACTTCAAATGCTAAGCGAAGACTACAAAAGTGCAGAATCTAAGCTTGCAAGTATGCAGGAGACGATACAGCATTTAGAAGCTGAAAACCTTAGTCTGCAGGACACAACCGAAAAGACTTCTCAAGAAAGTAAAATCAAAATCCAAGACCTTACTGAGAATATCGAGAAAATGGTACAGGAAAAGAATAGGGACATTGATGCTCAAAAGGAAAAGTCTGACGAGATCATTTCAGGACTGAATAACAACATTGAAAACCTTTTAAAGGACAATGAGACAATAAAGGCAGAGAAAGATGGTCTACTGAAAGAGGTCAAAGAACTTCGACAAACGACCAAGGAAGACGAGACTCATCACACAACTTTACAGTATGAAGAAAAGATTCGAGAATTGTCTGAGAAGATTAGAAGTCTCGAAGATTATCAAAGGCAGTCTGAGATTGAAAAAGATGATCTCAGAGAGGATATAGAAGAGCTTCGTTATTCCCAAGAAGTCGAGGCAATCGTTTCTGTGGCAGAGATAGATGAGAATTTTGCATCGAATCCAGCGACCTCGGAATTAGAATACGAACAACAGATGAAAGGACTCGCGGAAGATTACGAGGAGAAACTAGAAAAATTACAGGCAGAGCTTGCGAACGAAAGGAATAAATATGCTTCGAGCAACAGACGACTTGAATCAATTACCCTCGAAAATGAAAACTTTAGGGAAAACCTAGAGGAAGAAAGATTGTCTGTCAAGAATGCTCAAGAACGGATGGTGGACATGCAAAAAAGGTATGACGAAGAGGTCAAGAGTTTGAAAGAGCAGCTACAACAAATtgagaaaaagaacaacagcgCCAAGGTTTCTTTTGAAAAGGAAGTCGCAAAGGATGAGTTTTCAAAGACGATCACGACTCTCGAGGCTGATTTAGAAACAGCGCTTCAAACAAACAACGAGCAAGCGGAAGAGATAGCCAGTCTTAAAGCACAGCTTGAGAAAGCCTGGCATACAAATGAAACACTGGAGAGGGAAATAACCCAGACTAACCGTGAGGCAGAGGAGCTGCGGCTACAGCACAAACAACAAGACGGAAATTCCACCGCAGAACATGTTATGGCAAGAGATGTTCATGCCAAGACAATCCAGGTTCTGAAGGCTGACTTAGAGTCAGCCCGGATACGGAATCAGTCACAGCAAGAGGAAATAAGTAAACTCAGACAAGAATTGGAAGATTTTCAGCGACAGCAAATTGCGCACGAGGCCAATTTAACCGCCGAGCACTTAAAATCAAGCGAACAGCACAGTAGGAGAGTCGAAGCTCTCCAAGCTGATCTAGAGGCTTCTCGTCAGCTGAATAAAACGCTTGAGGAGGAAATACAAAAGTTACAGCGAGAGCTTGAAGATTTTCAACAACAGAAAATAGCGCTTGAAGGTAATCGAACGGCAGAGCAAATCCAGGTTAGGGAAATTcagaaaataaatgaaacagAACTGGAAAGAAAAACGAATGAAATTACATCTCTGAAATCTAAGTTGGAGACTGCGCAAGAAACGAATAGAATGCAATCTCAAGAGTTGTTGAAGACCAAACACGAGCGTGACGAGCTTCAGAAATCACGACAACTTCATGAGAAAGACTTAGCCACAGAGCAAATGAAAGCAGACGAAGCCATGACACGGAGGATTAAAGAGTTGGAGGAGGAATTAAAGCGAAAAACGGAAGAAATGACAAAGTTGTTTGGTGTTCTGGATACTGAGCAGAAAGGACGAGAAAGAGTTTTGCTCGAGACAGAAAAACGTTTAAACCAGATGCATCGAGCCGAGCAAGATAAGATTAACACGGAACGAATTCTTACGGAACTTAGAAACAAAAATACTGAGCTGAGAGGTGAACTCATCatggaaaaagagaaatttgAGACTTTCGTTTCGCAATACGAGAAAGCACAGCTTGAAGAACACGCAGAAGTGGAGAAACTTAGCAGATCTTTAACAGAATCGGAGATGGGTAAGGAAAAATTGACTGAAGAGATAGACACATGTCGGGAAGAGTTGAACAAAATCGTTGAAAAATATAACAAACTTAAGGAGAGATTTTTGGCGTTGAAGCAAAAACGCaaagaggaaaaggaaaaatatgaTGAAATTTTTCATACGCCGCGAATTGAAATGGGCCTGCAGACAAGTTTGCTTGAACTCGGAGACCTAAACGAAACGAAAGAACAGCTTTCTTCGTCCATGAGAGAACAAGTCCGATTGGAGGACGAGTTGGAGGTTCTGCAGCGTGATATGTACAAAAAGACCACCGAAATTCAAGCTTTGAAGAGAGCTAACAACGTGTTGAGGAAACAAAACCAAGTTCTTTACCTAGAAACGGAGAATTTGAGAAGTTTAGGTCACATGGATGAAGAGGGTGTAACCAGAATTCAAAAGTTCAACCAGAAGCTATTACAGGACAAGGAAAATCTGGAGATAGAAAACAGATTTCTGAAAGAGGCGTTGAGCGACTCTGAAAAACAAGATCAGGAAAGCCTAGAGAAAGATACTTTATCGGGAAACTTGATGGAATCTGAATTAGGAGAGTTAAAAGAAAAGCATGGAAAAGTTGAGCTCGAAAACGCGAAACTAAAGgaagaaaatgaatttttggtGCGACAAGGAAAAAGATTGCAAGCACAAGTTGATCGACTGGAGGAGGAAAATGGAATGCTAAGAAATCGAACACCTTCAACTCCGCCTAGGCATGGAAACTATGATCAGTCCCAGGTTCTGGTGGACGAAGTAATCCAGAATGAGACTGAGGTTCAGTTGAACATGGAGTCGTCACCACCGCATAGTGGCTCGGTCGGAGAACAGCGATTCGCCGCGGAAAAACAACGAATAAGGGAGCAGCTACTTGTCTTGCAAGGGCGtctgagaacaaaagaaagcgaACTTCAAGAAACGGGCACGCGGACGCGAACGGAGGAAGTAGACGATTTAGTGAACGAAAGAGAAGCATTGGCTGCTCAAATTCACTCGTTACAAGAAGCACTGGAGAAGTACCAGGACAAAGAATCGACTGAAATTGTTAGTCAGCAG ATACCTGACTTGGACGCCGACAGAAAGGTTCACACAACAGACGGAAGCTCGTCTTTCGCACCATTTACACCAACAATAACTCAAATGCCATTTACAGGATTTCAAATATCAAATCTTCAACAATTCGAATTTTCCGTCGATAATTACCTCGGATCAGCGTATTGGGAGGCATCGAAGTTTCTCGATAGACTGCAGCAAGTAAATTGA